From one Nocardioides scoriae genomic stretch:
- the chvE gene encoding multiple monosaccharide ABC transporter substrate-binding protein, producing the protein MRTPLATKAVATFAAATLSLSLAACGSGGGSGSGDGDKGTVGVAMPTKSSERWIADGNNIKKQLEDAGYEVDLQYAEDDIPTQVSQVENMVTKGSSMLIVAAIDGTALGDVLQTASDSDIPVISYDRLIRDTDAVDYYTTFDNEQVGVMQAESLLAGLEAAGKPPYNVELFAGSPDDNNATFFWKGAMTKLQPAIDAGDLVVASGQTDFEQAATLRWDPATAQKRMEDILTRTYTQKDVQGVLSPYDGLSLGIIAALKANGYGSGDKPLPVVTGQDAELASVKSIEAGEQYSTIFKDTRELAKVTVAMVKAISAGDKPEINDDKTYDNGKKVVPSYLLEPQPVTKDDVQEVLVDSGYYTADELK; encoded by the coding sequence ATGCGCACACCCCTGGCCACCAAGGCCGTCGCGACCTTCGCCGCCGCCACCCTCAGCCTCTCGCTCGCCGCCTGCGGCAGCGGCGGTGGCAGCGGTTCGGGCGACGGCGACAAGGGCACGGTCGGCGTCGCGATGCCCACCAAGTCCTCGGAGCGCTGGATCGCCGACGGCAACAACATCAAGAAGCAGCTCGAGGACGCCGGCTACGAGGTCGACCTCCAGTACGCCGAGGACGACATCCCGACCCAGGTCTCCCAGGTCGAGAACATGGTCACCAAGGGCAGCTCGATGCTCATCGTCGCCGCCATCGACGGCACCGCGCTCGGCGACGTGCTGCAGACGGCGTCGGACTCCGACATCCCCGTGATCTCCTACGACCGGCTGATCCGCGACACCGACGCCGTCGACTACTACACGACCTTCGACAACGAGCAGGTCGGCGTCATGCAGGCCGAGTCGCTGCTCGCCGGGCTCGAGGCGGCCGGCAAGCCGCCGTACAACGTGGAGCTCTTCGCCGGCTCGCCCGACGACAACAACGCGACCTTCTTCTGGAAGGGCGCCATGACCAAGCTCCAGCCGGCCATCGACGCGGGCGACCTCGTCGTCGCCTCGGGCCAGACCGACTTCGAGCAGGCCGCCACGCTGCGCTGGGACCCCGCCACCGCGCAGAAGCGCATGGAGGACATCCTCACGCGCACCTACACCCAGAAGGACGTCCAGGGCGTGCTCTCGCCGTACGACGGCCTCTCGCTGGGCATCATCGCGGCCCTCAAGGCCAACGGCTACGGCTCCGGCGACAAGCCGCTGCCCGTCGTCACCGGCCAGGACGCCGAGCTGGCGTCGGTGAAGTCGATCGAGGCCGGTGAGCAGTACTCCACGATCTTCAAGGACACCCGCGAGCTCGCCAAGGTCACCGTCGCGATGGTCAAGGCCATCTCGGCCGGTGACAAGCCCGAGATCAACGACGACAAGACCTACGACAACGGCAAGAAGGTCGTGCCGTCGTACCTCCTCGAGCCGCAGCCCGTCACCAAGGACGACGTGCAGGAGGTCCTCGTCGACTCGGGCTACTACACCGCCGACGAGCTGAAGTGA
- a CDS encoding SpoIIE family protein phosphatase: MDTAVVTPEGPEVVVRRILDDLQVFVEMTEAINSDLDLDRVLQSVTDTGTRLSGARFGAFFYEAVADDDLDSGLRVVSGDGAGALTQLSVPRITELFTPTFAGRETVRLVDPGSPHDDAAPRLGFLATPVVARSGEVLGALIFGHPDHDRFDDRSEDVVRLVATQAAVAIENARHYARELAARRVAEQAAERLLLLQQITSRLARATDREEVLRAVTETLVGPLGALRVGVYLADGDVYRAVAAASSGRGDDGPSPQAPQTAWLPRHGDNPVAVSAEERRPLVHGSLADLAARFPDLGASLSGIEATVVLPLAVGPRTLGALALAWREPRHVDAVEVDWLSSAAEQLALALRQVELRESEGRAQEALRDSAAHAISVSQTLQRSLLPLTLPAVDALAVAVRYVPGSVDAEVGGDWYDVIATPDGGVVLVIGDVQGHSVSAAAVMGQLRVALYAYLVEGHAPHAALSRVNRVMETLQTEAIATCCLVGIDPATGQASVVRAGHTLPLLWRSDGTVEELDAEGGIPLGVLPDAEWPTTELRLGAGDRVLLYTDGLVEVPGVDLDLGVDALVDAVGATHDGHPAAPRPRQERLEADVDEVLAAVGVRSRDDVALLACEYAGPASLFRRADLEVASVTEVASARAFADATLRSWGLRRVADPVRLLVTEMVTNALVHTEGSASLELRRLEHVVRVMVTDASSRVPRPRPVDEDAPGGRGMLLIGALATEWGVEPSGGGKTVWADVRA, from the coding sequence GTGGACACAGCGGTGGTCACGCCCGAGGGGCCGGAGGTGGTGGTGCGCCGGATCCTCGACGACCTCCAGGTGTTCGTCGAGATGACCGAGGCCATCAACTCCGACCTCGACCTGGACCGGGTGCTGCAGTCGGTCACCGACACCGGCACCCGCCTGTCCGGGGCCCGGTTCGGGGCGTTCTTCTACGAGGCCGTCGCCGACGACGACCTCGACTCCGGCCTGCGGGTCGTCTCGGGCGACGGGGCCGGGGCGCTCACGCAGCTCTCGGTGCCGCGGATCACCGAGCTGTTCACCCCGACCTTCGCCGGCCGCGAGACGGTGCGGCTGGTCGACCCCGGCAGCCCGCACGACGACGCCGCACCGCGGCTCGGGTTCCTCGCCACCCCGGTCGTGGCCCGCTCGGGCGAGGTGCTGGGCGCGCTCATCTTCGGCCACCCCGACCACGACCGCTTCGACGATCGCAGCGAGGACGTCGTGCGGCTGGTCGCGACGCAGGCGGCGGTGGCGATCGAGAACGCCCGCCACTACGCCCGTGAGCTGGCCGCCCGGCGGGTCGCCGAGCAGGCGGCGGAGCGGCTCCTGCTGCTGCAGCAGATCACCTCGCGGCTGGCCCGGGCCACGGATCGCGAAGAGGTGCTGCGCGCCGTCACCGAGACCCTCGTGGGCCCGCTCGGGGCGCTGCGGGTGGGCGTCTACCTCGCCGACGGCGACGTCTACCGCGCCGTGGCGGCCGCGTCCAGCGGTCGCGGCGACGACGGGCCGTCGCCCCAGGCGCCCCAGACCGCGTGGCTTCCGCGCCACGGCGACAACCCGGTGGCGGTCAGCGCCGAGGAGCGGCGCCCACTGGTCCACGGCTCGCTCGCCGACCTGGCGGCGCGCTTCCCCGACCTCGGGGCGAGCCTGTCGGGCATCGAGGCCACCGTGGTGCTGCCACTGGCCGTGGGGCCGCGCACGCTCGGAGCGCTCGCGCTGGCGTGGCGCGAGCCCCGCCACGTCGACGCCGTCGAGGTCGACTGGCTCTCCAGCGCGGCCGAGCAGCTCGCGCTGGCGCTGCGGCAGGTCGAGCTCCGGGAGTCCGAGGGCCGGGCGCAGGAGGCGCTGCGCGACAGCGCGGCGCACGCCATCTCGGTGTCGCAGACCCTGCAGCGCTCGCTGCTGCCGCTCACGCTGCCGGCCGTCGACGCGCTGGCGGTCGCCGTGCGCTACGTCCCCGGCTCGGTCGACGCCGAGGTCGGCGGCGACTGGTACGACGTGATCGCGACGCCCGACGGTGGGGTCGTGCTGGTCATCGGCGACGTGCAGGGCCACAGCGTGTCGGCCGCCGCGGTGATGGGCCAGCTCCGGGTGGCGCTCTACGCCTACCTCGTCGAGGGCCACGCGCCCCATGCCGCCCTCTCGCGCGTCAACCGGGTGATGGAGACCCTGCAGACCGAGGCCATCGCCACCTGCTGCCTGGTCGGCATCGACCCCGCGACCGGCCAGGCGTCGGTGGTGCGGGCCGGTCACACGCTGCCGCTGCTGTGGCGCTCCGACGGCACCGTCGAGGAGCTCGACGCCGAGGGCGGCATCCCGCTCGGCGTGCTGCCCGACGCCGAGTGGCCCACCACCGAGCTGCGGCTGGGCGCGGGGGACCGGGTGCTGCTCTACACCGACGGTCTGGTCGAGGTGCCCGGCGTCGACCTCGACCTGGGCGTGGACGCGCTCGTCGACGCGGTCGGCGCCACCCACGACGGCCACCCCGCCGCGCCCCGGCCGCGCCAGGAGCGGCTCGAGGCCGACGTCGACGAGGTCCTGGCCGCGGTCGGGGTGCGCAGCCGCGACGACGTCGCCCTGCTCGCCTGCGAGTACGCCGGCCCGGCCTCGCTCTTCCGTCGCGCCGACCTCGAGGTCGCGTCGGTGACCGAGGTCGCCTCGGCCCGCGCCTTCGCCGACGCCACGCTGCGCTCCTGGGGCCTGCGCCGGGTCGCCGACCCCGTGCGCCTGCTGGTGACCGAGATGGTCACCAACGCGCTGGTCCACACCGAGGGGTCCGCCTCGCTGGAGCTGCGTCGCCTCGAGCACGTGGTGCGGGTGATGGTCACCGACGCCTCCTCCCGGGTGCCGCGCCCGCGCCCCGTCGACGAGGACGCCCCCGGAGGCCGCGGCATGCTGCTCATCGGCGCCCTGGCCACCGAGTGGGGCGTGGAGCCCTCCGGCGGGGGCAAGACCGTCTGGGCCGACGTCCGGGCCTGA
- a CDS encoding MFS transporter: protein MWPLYAAGFTTAFGAHAVAASLGTGLGGAGGSLLTLGLLLALYDGAEVLLKPVFGAVADRVGARPVLLAGLVGFAAASAVYVVADAPAWLWAARLGQGAAASAFSPAASSLVARLNPAARHGRAFGSYGFYKSLGYTLGPLLGGVLVLLGGLWLLFAVTAVLGLAVAGWALLVVPDVPPLPRTRQTVVDLARRLTDRAFLAPTAALAGATAALSVGVGFLPVTGAAAGLGPVATGAAVSVLAATAALVQPRAGRALDAGRLATRTGLLAGLLLAALGLAAPLLPGPLDVVGVLVAAVLVGTGTGLITPLGFAALAASTPEARLGQTMGTAELGRELGDAGGPLLVGAVATVATLDLGYAALAVVLAVGPLVVLARGSRGSRGAAPGASAGPGPVV from the coding sequence ATGTGGCCGCTGTACGCCGCGGGGTTCACCACCGCCTTCGGCGCCCACGCCGTGGCGGCCAGCCTGGGGACGGGACTCGGCGGCGCGGGGGGCTCGCTGCTCACCCTCGGCCTGCTGCTCGCGCTGTACGACGGCGCGGAGGTCCTCCTCAAGCCCGTGTTCGGCGCGGTGGCCGACCGGGTCGGGGCCCGTCCGGTGCTCCTGGCCGGGCTGGTCGGCTTCGCCGCGGCCTCGGCCGTCTACGTCGTCGCCGACGCCCCCGCGTGGCTCTGGGCGGCCCGCCTGGGCCAGGGGGCGGCGGCCTCGGCCTTCTCCCCCGCCGCCTCGTCGCTCGTGGCACGGCTCAACCCCGCGGCCCGGCACGGCCGGGCGTTCGGCTCCTACGGCTTCTACAAGTCGCTCGGCTACACCCTGGGCCCGCTGCTGGGCGGCGTGCTGGTCCTGCTCGGCGGGCTGTGGCTGCTGTTCGCGGTCACGGCCGTCCTGGGGCTGGCGGTCGCCGGCTGGGCGCTGCTCGTGGTGCCCGACGTGCCGCCCCTGCCCCGCACCCGCCAGACCGTGGTCGACCTCGCGCGGCGCCTGACCGACCGGGCCTTCCTGGCCCCCACGGCCGCCCTGGCCGGCGCCACCGCGGCGCTCTCGGTCGGCGTGGGCTTCCTGCCCGTGACGGGTGCGGCGGCCGGGCTCGGACCGGTCGCGACCGGCGCCGCCGTGTCGGTGCTCGCCGCCACCGCGGCCCTCGTGCAGCCCCGCGCCGGACGTGCGCTCGACGCCGGCCGGCTGGCCACCCGCACCGGACTGCTCGCCGGTCTGCTGCTGGCCGCGCTCGGTCTGGCCGCACCGCTGCTGCCAGGTCCGCTCGACGTCGTCGGCGTGCTCGTCGCGGCCGTGCTGGTCGGCACCGGCACCGGCCTCATCACGCCCCTGGGGTTCGCCGCGCTGGCCGCCTCGACGCCGGAGGCGCGCCTGGGCCAGACCATGGGCACCGCCGAGCTGGGACGCGAGCTCGGCGACGCCGGAGGGCCGCTGCTGGTCGGCGCGGTCGCCACGGTGGCCACCCTCGACCTGGGGTACGCCGCCCTCGCCGTCGTGCTCGCCGTCGGGCCCCTGGTGGTGCTCGCGCGGGGGTCGCGCGGCTCCCGCGGGGCGGCCCCGGGCGCGTCAGCCGGCCCCGGACCGGTCGTCTGA
- the chrA gene encoding chromate efflux transporter: protein MNSDDRPVGTRDVVPFGEATRAWFAISLQTFGGPAGQIAVMQRELVEERRWIGQRRFLHALSFCTLLPGPEAQQLAIYVGWLLNGVRGGLVAGVLFVLPGVVALLGLSALYVGYGETTAVTALFAGLAPAVLAVVAQAVVRVGGRALGHPALVGLAVVAFLALTLLAVPFPAVVAAAGAVGWALGRWAPVTMRRAADATPQDGPAPLVPDDALHREAPRGAHAARVLLVGAVAWVVPVGLVTSLTGFHSVFTDQALFFSGAALVTFGGAYAVLAYVAQQAVEVHGWLAPGEMVRGLALAESTPGPLVMVVQFVAFVGAYRDPGPLDPWVAALLGALLTTWVTFVPCFVLVFLGAPHVERLRGNASLSAALTGITAAVVGVIAHLALFFALHTLFADTRRSGWGPVALELPVPDTLRPVALGLTALAALLLLGLRWSVLRTLGACALAGLVLGLAGVPVG from the coding sequence GTGAACAGCGACGACCGGCCCGTGGGGACCCGCGACGTGGTGCCGTTCGGCGAGGCGACCCGGGCCTGGTTCGCGATCTCGCTGCAGACCTTCGGCGGGCCGGCCGGCCAGATCGCGGTGATGCAGCGCGAGCTGGTCGAGGAGCGCCGGTGGATCGGCCAGCGCCGCTTCCTGCACGCGCTGTCGTTCTGCACGCTGCTGCCCGGTCCCGAGGCGCAGCAGCTGGCGATCTACGTCGGCTGGCTGCTCAACGGCGTCCGGGGCGGCCTGGTCGCCGGGGTGCTCTTCGTGCTGCCCGGGGTGGTGGCGCTGCTCGGCCTCTCGGCCCTCTACGTGGGGTACGGCGAGACCACCGCGGTCACCGCCCTCTTCGCCGGCCTCGCCCCCGCCGTCCTGGCCGTGGTCGCCCAGGCGGTGGTCCGCGTGGGGGGCAGGGCGCTCGGCCACCCTGCGCTCGTCGGGCTCGCCGTGGTCGCGTTCCTGGCCCTGACGCTGCTGGCGGTGCCCTTCCCCGCGGTGGTCGCCGCGGCGGGAGCGGTCGGGTGGGCGCTGGGCCGCTGGGCGCCCGTGACGATGCGTCGGGCCGCAGACGCCACGCCCCAGGACGGCCCCGCTCCCCTGGTCCCCGACGACGCGCTCCACCGCGAGGCGCCGCGTGGAGCGCACGCCGCCCGGGTGCTGCTGGTCGGAGCCGTCGCCTGGGTCGTGCCGGTCGGGCTCGTCACCTCGCTGACGGGGTTCCACAGCGTCTTCACCGACCAGGCGCTGTTCTTCTCCGGGGCCGCGCTGGTCACCTTCGGCGGGGCGTACGCCGTGCTGGCGTACGTCGCGCAGCAGGCCGTCGAGGTCCACGGCTGGCTGGCACCCGGCGAGATGGTGCGCGGCCTGGCGCTGGCGGAGTCGACGCCGGGGCCGCTGGTCATGGTGGTCCAGTTCGTGGCCTTCGTCGGCGCCTACCGCGATCCCGGGCCGCTCGACCCGTGGGTCGCGGCCCTGCTGGGAGCGCTGCTGACGACGTGGGTGACGTTCGTGCCGTGCTTCGTGCTCGTCTTCCTGGGCGCGCCGCACGTCGAGCGGCTGCGCGGCAACGCCTCGCTCTCGGCCGCGCTGACCGGCATCACCGCGGCGGTGGTCGGCGTGATCGCCCACCTGGCGCTGTTCTTCGCGCTGCACACCCTGTTCGCCGACACCCGTCGCTCCGGGTGGGGGCCGGTCGCGCTCGAGCTGCCGGTGCCCGACACGCTGCGCCCGGTCGCCCTCGGGCTCACCGCCCTGGCGGCGCTGCTGCTCCTCGGCCTGCGCTGGTCGGTGCTCCGCACCCTGGGCGCCTGTGCGCTGGCGGGGCTGGTGCTCGGGCTGGCCGGGGTGCCGGTCGGCTGA
- a CDS encoding VOC family protein, with amino-acid sequence MATVREFQVTFDCAEPERVARFWCEALGYVVPPPPEGFASWDEFAATLPPEQQDGAFACVDPTGKGPRLFFQRVPEGKTAKNRLHLDVRVGTGMVGQERLDALEAECARLLEAGATRVRLMEADGVNESCLVMQDVEGNEFCLD; translated from the coding sequence ATGGCGACGGTGAGGGAGTTCCAGGTCACGTTCGACTGCGCGGAGCCGGAGCGGGTGGCGCGGTTCTGGTGCGAGGCGCTGGGGTACGTCGTGCCGCCGCCGCCCGAGGGGTTCGCCTCGTGGGACGAGTTCGCCGCGACGCTGCCGCCGGAGCAGCAGGACGGGGCGTTCGCGTGCGTCGACCCGACGGGGAAGGGGCCGCGGCTGTTCTTCCAGCGGGTGCCCGAGGGCAAGACGGCCAAGAACCGGCTGCACCTCGACGTCCGGGTCGGGACCGGGATGGTCGGCCAGGAGCGGCTCGACGCCCTGGAGGCGGAGTGCGCCCGGCTGCTCGAGGCCGGAGCGACGCGGGTGCGGCTGATGGAGGCCGACGGGGTGAACGAGTCGTGCCTGGTGATGCAGGACGTCGAGGGCAACGAGTTCTGCCTCGACTGA
- a CDS encoding FAD-binding oxidoreductase, with protein sequence MSAIDEVTARPTAWTEARVADVAHPTPGTVRLRLEPAERQRHRPGQHYLVRLRAPDGYTAQRSYSLASDPDDPLLELLVEKLPDGEVSEFLAEVLEVDDVLEVRGPLGRWFAWDTTTPALCLVGGTGVVPAVSMQRAARRLDRTDRLRVVAVGRAPGHLPYADELADAGATIAWTRADVPGRRAGAPTAEELAPLLDGVEVAFVCGSARFASYAETALQEAGVAPGAIRVERFGPTG encoded by the coding sequence GTGAGCGCGATCGACGAGGTCACCGCCCGCCCGACCGCCTGGACCGAGGCGCGCGTGGCCGACGTGGCCCACCCGACGCCCGGCACCGTCCGGCTCCGCCTGGAGCCGGCCGAGCGCCAGCGCCACCGGCCGGGCCAGCACTACCTGGTGCGGCTGCGGGCGCCCGACGGCTACACCGCCCAGCGCTCCTACTCGCTGGCCTCCGACCCCGACGACCCGCTGCTCGAGCTGCTCGTGGAGAAGCTGCCCGACGGGGAGGTCTCGGAGTTCCTCGCCGAGGTGCTCGAGGTCGACGACGTCCTGGAGGTGCGCGGCCCGCTCGGCCGCTGGTTCGCCTGGGACACCACGACGCCCGCGCTCTGCCTGGTCGGCGGCACCGGTGTCGTCCCGGCCGTCAGCATGCAGCGCGCCGCCCGCCGCCTCGACCGGACCGACCGGCTGCGCGTCGTCGCGGTCGGTCGCGCGCCGGGCCACCTGCCGTACGCCGACGAGCTCGCCGACGCCGGCGCCACGATCGCCTGGACGAGGGCCGACGTGCCCGGCCGCCGCGCCGGCGCCCCCACCGCCGAGGAGCTCGCGCCCCTGCTCGACGGCGTCGAGGTCGCCTTCGTCTGCGGCTCGGCCCGGTTCGCGTCGTACGCCGAGACGGCGCTGCAGGAGGCCGGTGTCGCCCCCGGCGCGATCCGGGTGGAGCGGTTCGGACCCACGGGGTAG
- a CDS encoding sulfite oxidase-like oxidoreductase: MSGRITRGFLGKRRGQQGDRLPPGQYDVGNGWPTLTAEATPRVSTDQFELSIDGLVERPSTWSWDELQALPPSTYAGDIHCVTTWSKFDMTWRGVSLDVLLEQAAPRPEAAYVLVHSSSGYTTNLPLADLRDGKAWVAWEADGKPLTREHGGPARLLVPHLYFWKSAKWVSRLELLDHDQQGFWERNGYHDRGDPWAEQRYQGD, from the coding sequence ATGAGCGGCCGCATCACCCGCGGCTTCCTGGGCAAGCGCCGGGGCCAGCAGGGCGACCGGCTCCCGCCCGGGCAGTACGACGTGGGCAACGGCTGGCCGACCCTGACGGCCGAGGCCACGCCGCGGGTCTCGACCGACCAGTTCGAGCTGAGCATCGACGGGCTGGTCGAGCGCCCGAGCACGTGGTCGTGGGACGAGCTGCAGGCGCTCCCGCCGTCGACGTACGCCGGCGACATCCACTGCGTCACCACGTGGTCGAAGTTCGACATGACCTGGCGCGGGGTCAGCCTCGACGTGCTGCTCGAGCAGGCGGCGCCGCGCCCGGAGGCGGCGTACGTCCTGGTCCACTCGAGCAGCGGCTACACCACCAACCTGCCGCTCGCCGACCTGCGCGACGGCAAGGCCTGGGTGGCGTGGGAGGCCGACGGCAAGCCGCTGACGCGCGAGCACGGCGGACCGGCCCGGCTGCTGGTGCCGCACCTGTACTTCTGGAAGTCGGCCAAGTGGGTCTCGCGCCTGGAGCTGCTCGACCACGACCAGCAGGGGTTCTGGGAGCGCAACGGCTACCACGACCGCGGGGACCCGTGGGCCGAGCAGCGCTACCAGGGCGACTGA
- a CDS encoding VOC family protein yields MPITLENVGIAVRDLEATIAFFTDLGLTVLGRDTVSGEWADTAVGLDGNHARIAMLQTPDGHGRLELFEHLHPEAIDTEPTQPHEIGMHRVAFSVDDLDAALEVAARHGCHPLRGVATYEDLYRLTYLRGPSGIIVMLAQDLRRG; encoded by the coding sequence ATGCCCATCACCCTCGAGAACGTCGGCATCGCGGTCCGGGACCTCGAGGCCACCATCGCCTTCTTCACCGACCTCGGCCTCACCGTCCTGGGACGCGACACGGTCAGCGGCGAGTGGGCCGACACCGCGGTCGGCCTCGACGGCAACCACGCCCGCATCGCGATGCTGCAGACCCCCGACGGCCACGGCCGGCTCGAGCTGTTCGAACACCTCCACCCCGAGGCGATCGACACCGAGCCCACCCAGCCCCACGAGATCGGCATGCACCGCGTCGCGTTCTCCGTCGACGACCTCGACGCGGCCCTGGAGGTGGCCGCGCGGCACGGCTGCCACCCGCTGCGCGGCGTCGCGACGTACGAGGACCTCTACCGGCTCACCTACCTGCGCGGTCCCAGCGGCATCATCGTGATGCTGGCCCAGGACCTGCGCCGGGGCTGA
- a CDS encoding D-arabinono-1,4-lactone oxidase: MAATDLTELASPAGAPWTNWVGNQTSTPGYAAAPRSEEEVVALVRQAAERGIGVRVAGAGHSFTPVVQTDGLHLDLSAMRGVVATDPGRRRATALAGTRIHDFYEPLWEAGLALRNQGDIDTQHVAGAVATSTHGSGTRFTSLSGAVRRMRIVTASGEVLDVGEDRPDLLHAAQTSVGMLGVVTQLELAVTEAYRLQQQVGLWSWDDVMEQWDDLVATHRHFGMFWLPSEESGALYNLDGHGEPMADRCYVKIYDEVGPDVPDSDVEGRRVDRCYRIFPMVYDANFHELEYFVPLERGPEALQAMRRLMLARLPESVYPLEVRTVGADEAWLSPQHRQATTVISVSGAPGTDYWDYLRSVDALLADFGARPHWGKLHFLTRDRLHALYPRADDFTALRRELDPAGMFLNDHLRPLFG; the protein is encoded by the coding sequence ATGGCCGCGACCGACCTCACCGAGCTGGCGAGCCCCGCGGGCGCGCCGTGGACCAACTGGGTCGGCAACCAGACCTCCACCCCGGGGTACGCCGCCGCGCCGCGGAGCGAGGAGGAGGTCGTCGCCCTGGTGCGGCAGGCGGCCGAGCGCGGGATCGGCGTGCGGGTCGCGGGGGCGGGCCACTCCTTCACGCCGGTCGTGCAGACCGACGGGCTCCACCTCGACCTGTCCGCGATGCGCGGCGTGGTGGCCACCGACCCCGGTCGGCGGCGGGCGACGGCGCTGGCCGGGACCCGGATCCACGACTTCTACGAGCCGCTGTGGGAGGCGGGCCTCGCGCTGCGCAACCAGGGCGACATCGACACCCAGCACGTCGCGGGGGCCGTCGCGACCTCGACGCACGGCTCGGGCACGCGCTTCACCAGCCTGTCGGGTGCGGTGCGGCGGATGCGCATCGTGACCGCCTCCGGCGAGGTGCTCGACGTCGGCGAGGACCGGCCCGACCTGCTGCACGCCGCGCAGACGTCGGTCGGGATGCTCGGCGTGGTCACCCAGCTCGAGCTGGCCGTGACCGAGGCCTACCGGCTGCAGCAGCAGGTCGGGCTGTGGTCGTGGGACGACGTGATGGAGCAGTGGGACGACCTGGTCGCCACCCACCGCCACTTCGGGATGTTCTGGCTGCCGAGCGAGGAGTCGGGAGCGCTCTACAACCTCGACGGGCACGGCGAGCCGATGGCCGACCGCTGCTACGTGAAGATCTACGACGAGGTCGGCCCCGACGTCCCGGACAGCGACGTCGAGGGTCGCCGGGTGGACCGGTGCTACCGCATCTTCCCGATGGTCTACGACGCCAACTTCCACGAGCTGGAGTACTTCGTGCCGCTCGAGCGCGGCCCCGAGGCCCTGCAGGCGATGCGCCGGCTGATGCTGGCGCGGCTCCCCGAGTCGGTCTACCCGCTCGAGGTCCGCACCGTGGGCGCGGACGAGGCCTGGCTGTCCCCCCAGCACCGGCAGGCCACGACCGTCATCTCCGTCTCGGGCGCCCCGGGCACCGACTACTGGGACTACCTGCGCTCGGTCGACGCGCTGCTCGCCGACTTCGGTGCGCGGCCGCACTGGGGCAAGCTGCACTTCCTCACCCGCGACCGGCTGCACGCGCTCTACCCCCGGGCCGACGACTTCACGGCGCTGCGCCGCGAGCTCGACCCGGCCGGGATGTTCCTCAACGACCACCTGCGGCCGCTGTTCGGGTGA
- a CDS encoding FBP domain-containing protein has product MTPLTEREIRSSFANCSKGEATRAQLPDLDETPWADLDFLGWPDPSGSQRAYLVLERDGRPLGLQLRQSSGAGAARSSLCQVCITSHSGPGVALAVARKTGAAGRKGDSTGLWMCRDLRCSLYVRGTRVSGAASLRETLPVGAAVERLRRNLDQFVDRVLAG; this is encoded by the coding sequence ATGACCCCCCTCACCGAGCGCGAGATCCGCTCGTCGTTCGCCAACTGCTCCAAGGGCGAGGCCACCCGCGCCCAGCTGCCCGACCTGGACGAGACGCCCTGGGCCGACCTCGACTTCCTCGGCTGGCCCGACCCGTCCGGTTCGCAGCGCGCCTACCTCGTCCTCGAGCGAGACGGGCGGCCGCTGGGCCTGCAGCTGCGCCAGTCGTCGGGCGCCGGCGCGGCCCGCAGCTCGCTGTGCCAGGTCTGCATCACCTCGCACTCCGGCCCGGGCGTCGCGCTCGCGGTCGCCCGCAAGACCGGCGCTGCCGGCAGGAAGGGCGACTCGACGGGCCTGTGGATGTGCCGCGACCTGCGCTGCTCGCTCTACGTCCGCGGCACCAGGGTCTCCGGGGCCGCGTCCCTGCGCGAGACGCTCCCGGTCGGGGCCGCGGTGGAGCGGCTGCGGCGCAACCTCGACCAGTTCGTCGACCGGGTGCTGGCGGGCTGA
- a CDS encoding TetR/AcrR family transcriptional regulator — MRVGLTAERLVAAAAELADAEGLEAVTLSALARRFGVRPASLYSHVASTDDLRTRLALLALEEQADRASTALAGRSRRDALVALADTYRDYAREHPGRHAAAQLRLDAGTARASAGPRHAAMARAVLIGYAVPEPDRTHAVRLVGALVRGFVDLELGGSFAHSEPDAEASWRRSIDALDTLLSHWETA, encoded by the coding sequence GTGAGGGTCGGACTGACCGCCGAGCGGCTGGTGGCGGCGGCCGCGGAGCTCGCGGACGCCGAGGGGCTCGAGGCGGTGACGCTGTCCGCGCTCGCCCGGCGGTTCGGCGTACGGCCGGCGAGCCTGTACTCCCACGTCGCCAGCACCGACGACCTGCGCACGCGCCTCGCGCTGCTGGCGCTGGAGGAGCAGGCCGACCGGGCGTCGACGGCGCTCGCCGGCCGTTCCCGCCGCGACGCGCTCGTCGCCCTGGCCGACACCTACCGCGACTACGCCCGCGAGCACCCCGGTCGCCACGCCGCCGCCCAGCTGCGCCTCGACGCCGGGACCGCCCGCGCGAGTGCGGGCCCGCGGCACGCGGCGATGGCGCGCGCCGTGCTGATCGGGTACGCCGTCCCGGAGCCGGACCGCACCCACGCCGTGCGCCTGGTCGGCGCGCTCGTCCGGGGCTTCGTCGACCTCGAGCTGGGCGGGAGCTTCGCGCACAGCGAGCCCGACGCCGAGGCCTCCTGGCGCCGCTCGATCGACGCCCTCGACACCCTGCTCAGCCACTGGGAGACCGCATGA